One stretch of Diabrotica undecimpunctata isolate CICGRU chromosome 5, icDiaUnde3, whole genome shotgun sequence DNA includes these proteins:
- the LOC140440524 gene encoding drosomycin-like, producing the protein MKIYFLFAIFLVLAISAKTTFGDCLSGRYKGPCAVWDNETCRRVCKEEGRPSGHCSPSLKCWCEGC; encoded by the coding sequence ATGAAGATCTATTTCTTATTCGCCATCTTCCTTGTTCTCGCTATCAGTGCCAAAACTACCTTCGGAGATTGCTTATCTGGTAGATATAAGGGACCTTGCGCTGTCTGGGACAACGAAACGTGTCGCCGTGTATGCAAAGAAGAAGGAAGACCCAGTGGACATTGCAGTCCTAGTCTTAAATGTTGGTGTGAAGGATGTTAA
- the LOC140440525 gene encoding drosomycin-like, with the protein MKNLFIFVFIVIFATSSKTVLGDCLSGRFGGPCAVWDNDSCRRVCQEEGRPSGHCSPSLKCWCEGC; encoded by the coding sequence atgaaaaatttatttatctTCGTATTCATCGTAATTTTTGCTACAAGCTCAAAAACTGTACTGGGTGATTGCTTATCAGGCCGATTTGGAGGTCCATGTGCTGTGTGGGATAACGACAGTTGTCGTAGAGTATGCCAAGAAGAAGGAAGACCGAGTGGACATTGTAGTCCTAGTTTGAAATGTTGGTGCGAGGgttgttaa
- the LOC140440526 gene encoding drosomycin-like, translating to MKIFYIFAIVLFVALSAKTAVGDCLSGRFGGPCAVWDNDSCRRVCQEEGRPSGHCSPSLKCWCEGC from the coding sequence atgaaaatattttacatCTTCGCCATCGTCCTATTTGTGGCTCTCAGCGCCAAAACTGCTGTTGGTGACTGTTTGTCAGGAAGATTTGGAGGTCCATGTGCCGTTTGGGACAACGACAGCTGTCGTAGAGTATGTCAAGAAGAAGGAAGACCAAGTGGCCATTGCAGTCCTAGCTTGAAATGTTGGTGCGAAGGTTGTTAG
- the LOC140441086 gene encoding drosomycin-like: MKVLYLFAVLLLLTVSAKTAFGDCLSANYGGPCAVWDNETCRRVCKGEGRVSGHCSPSLKCWCEGC; encoded by the coding sequence ATGAAAGTATTATACCTCTTTGCCGTTCTTCTCCTACTAACCGTTAGCGCTAAAACTGCCTTTGGTGACTGCCTTTCGGCTAATTATGGAGGTCCTTGTGCAGTTTGGGACAACGAAACCTGTCGTCGCGTATGCAAAGGAGAAGGAAGAGTCAGTGGCCATTGCAGTCCTAGTTTGAAGTGCTGGTGCGAGGGATGTTAG